One genomic window of Egicoccus sp. AB-alg2 includes the following:
- a CDS encoding 6-phosphofructokinase, translating to MRIGILTGGGDVPGVNRCIKAFVERVSNDGHEVVGIRRGWAGLVEYQPEDPEGSAERSLYALDAERVRTIDRSGGTVLHTSRVDPSRAQPHELPRFLAHRQLGDGPYDVTTHVLSVIDALRLDAIVAIGGHDTLTYALRLHHEGVPVIGVPKTMDNDVHGTDYCLGFSTAVTRSVEFIHQLRTSTGSHERIAVVELFGRHSGETSLVSAYLSSVDRALICEVPFDPERLAALLVEDRRRNPSRYAMVTVSEGARMTGELDDVQDPLIPRESIGSATGAFITHLTGQDVIVQSLGHLMRSGRPDSLDLMVATNYAVMAADLTLDDEKGRLVGLQAGTYGDVPLDVIDRGVKRVDVAALYDADAYKPKVRTVVDKPMFLY from the coding sequence GTGCGGATCGGGATCCTGACCGGCGGTGGCGACGTGCCCGGCGTCAACCGCTGCATCAAGGCGTTCGTGGAGCGTGTCTCCAACGACGGCCACGAGGTGGTCGGCATCCGGCGGGGGTGGGCCGGCCTGGTCGAGTACCAGCCGGAGGATCCCGAGGGCTCGGCCGAGCGCTCGCTGTACGCCCTGGACGCCGAGCGGGTGCGCACCATCGACCGCTCCGGCGGCACGGTGCTGCACACCTCGCGGGTCGATCCGTCGCGCGCACAGCCGCACGAACTGCCGCGGTTCCTGGCGCACCGTCAGCTCGGCGACGGTCCCTACGACGTCACCACGCACGTCCTGTCGGTCATCGACGCCCTGCGGCTCGACGCCATCGTCGCGATCGGCGGGCACGACACCCTGACCTACGCGCTCCGGCTGCACCACGAGGGCGTACCGGTCATCGGCGTCCCCAAGACGATGGACAACGACGTCCACGGCACCGACTACTGCCTCGGCTTCTCCACCGCCGTCACCCGCAGCGTGGAGTTCATCCACCAGCTGCGAACGTCGACCGGCTCCCACGAGCGCATCGCCGTCGTGGAGCTGTTCGGCCGTCACTCGGGCGAGACGTCGCTGGTGTCGGCCTACCTGTCCAGCGTCGACCGCGCGCTGATCTGCGAGGTGCCCTTCGACCCGGAGCGGCTGGCCGCGCTGCTGGTCGAGGACCGGCGACGCAACCCGAGCCGCTACGCGATGGTCACCGTGTCCGAGGGGGCGCGCATGACCGGCGAGCTCGACGACGTGCAGGACCCGCTGATCCCGCGCGAGAGCATCGGTTCGGCGACCGGCGCCTTCATCACGCACCTGACCGGCCAGGACGTGATCGTGCAGAGCCTCGGCCATCTGATGCGCTCCGGGCGGCCGGACTCCCTCGACCTCATGGTCGCCACCAACTACGCCGTCATGGCGGCCGACCTCACCCTGGACGACGAGAAGGGCCGGCTGGTGGGGCTGCAGGCCGGCACCTACGGCGACGTGCCGCTGGACGTCATCGACCGGGGGGTGAAGCGCGTGGACGTCGCCGCCCTGTACGACGCCGACGCCTACAAACCCAAGGTCCGCACGGTCGTCGACAAGCCGATGTTCCTGTACTGA
- a CDS encoding gamma carbonic anhydrase family protein, with the protein MANVLTVNGHTPRIDPEAFVASTATVAGDVLVGPKASIWFGTVVRSELATVSIGTESNLQDLTVVHADPSFPVTIGDRVTVGHRVILHGCTVGDDALIGMGAVVMNGAVIGEGAVVAAGAVVTEGTQVPARTIAMGVPAKIVERQVPEVPRPNVAGYVFLSEAYQRATPAT; encoded by the coding sequence ATGGCGAACGTGCTGACCGTGAACGGCCACACGCCGCGGATCGACCCCGAGGCGTTCGTCGCCTCGACGGCGACCGTCGCGGGTGACGTGCTGGTGGGGCCGAAGGCGTCGATCTGGTTCGGCACGGTGGTGCGCTCCGAACTGGCGACCGTCTCCATCGGCACGGAGAGCAACCTGCAGGACCTCACGGTCGTGCACGCCGACCCGAGCTTTCCCGTGACCATCGGGGATCGCGTCACGGTCGGTCACCGGGTGATCCTGCACGGCTGCACCGTCGGCGACGACGCCCTGATCGGCATGGGAGCGGTGGTCATGAACGGCGCCGTGATCGGCGAGGGTGCCGTCGTCGCCGCCGGCGCGGTCGTGACCGAGGGCACCCAGGTGCCGGCCCGGACCATCGCCATGGGAGTCCCGGCCAAGATCGTGGAACGGCAGGTTCCCGAGGTCCCGCGGCCCAACGTCGCCGGCTACGTGTTCCTGTCGGAGGCCTACCAGAGGGCCACGCCGGCGACCTGA
- a CDS encoding ribonuclease catalytic domain-containing protein, translating into MQVRARYRPHPRGFGFLTPVATDGATPVEVTGHDPDGAARTVDSAFVPPPVASGFLADDLVDATVTFDDKGASVESMTLVERARRMLVGRVQQGPGRLVLEPDPAIGSGWIRLDPSLAPRLQAQVGRQIVVLAVDDDEGAPVGKALVAGPHVVGSPQAIRAAAVVVALGRAAPSLVVGGPQAAGLDPVQANTTHTRVVGQLAGGGRGGADGLSVEGAIPGAALTVVDRTGETCVTIDDADARDLDDAIAAHWDGGEGPVEVAVHIADAAGTVGLGSPADLYARTVASSAYLASGANAPMLDPALSEDALSLLPDVERQALSIRFAVDREGRLGEPHLEVAAIRSRAKLSYAATEAWLRGDQRPVQRLSGDPAAEVGGVLDAVVEAARRLGAERDARTTFEDLFAAAEVAPAVVDGRLTTVEAEPHADAYRLVERLMVAANESVAGWLVAAGVPALYRAHEGVDPERLERLRAAAELAGATIPALDAAAGDADQVVGQVLAEVDRLAAEGRTEDCDLLVAAATSSTARASYEPDPSAHRGLAAAAYCHFTSPIRRYADLTVHRQIRAALAGETPPLSVDDLRGLAGWLDARAGAINFLQARERGDLWSRLLDRGFLDGPEPAVVTGLTVNGLRIRLPRLGVTGFVTAERALDLPPRERGRLDVDEHGVTTTTGRWRLGSRIDVRFVGLDDTGRANWRMGKPA; encoded by the coding sequence GTGCAGGTCCGCGCCCGTTACCGCCCCCACCCGCGAGGCTTCGGCTTCCTCACCCCCGTCGCGACCGACGGCGCCACCCCGGTCGAGGTCACCGGGCACGACCCGGACGGCGCCGCACGCACCGTCGATTCCGCCTTCGTGCCGCCACCGGTGGCATCCGGGTTCCTGGCGGACGACCTCGTCGACGCGACCGTGACCTTCGACGACAAGGGCGCGAGCGTCGAATCGATGACGCTGGTCGAGCGCGCCCGCCGGATGCTCGTCGGCCGCGTGCAGCAGGGCCCGGGACGGCTCGTGCTCGAACCGGACCCGGCGATCGGAAGCGGCTGGATCCGTCTGGACCCGTCGCTGGCGCCGCGGCTGCAGGCACAGGTCGGTCGGCAGATCGTCGTGCTGGCCGTCGACGACGACGAGGGCGCGCCCGTCGGCAAGGCGCTGGTCGCCGGCCCCCACGTGGTCGGCTCGCCGCAGGCGATCCGTGCCGCGGCCGTGGTGGTCGCCCTCGGTCGCGCCGCCCCCTCCCTCGTCGTGGGTGGACCGCAGGCCGCCGGCCTGGACCCGGTGCAGGCCAACACGACCCACACCCGGGTGGTCGGCCAACTGGCGGGCGGTGGTCGTGGTGGGGCCGACGGCCTCTCGGTCGAGGGAGCGATCCCGGGCGCGGCGCTGACGGTCGTCGACCGGACCGGTGAGACGTGCGTGACGATCGACGACGCCGACGCCCGCGACCTCGACGACGCCATCGCCGCGCACTGGGACGGCGGTGAGGGCCCCGTCGAGGTGGCCGTCCACATCGCCGACGCCGCGGGCACGGTCGGCCTCGGCTCGCCCGCCGACCTCTACGCCCGCACCGTCGCCTCCAGCGCCTACCTCGCCTCGGGCGCCAACGCGCCCATGCTCGACCCGGCGCTGTCCGAGGACGCCTTGTCGCTGCTACCGGACGTGGAGCGGCAGGCCCTGTCGATCCGGTTCGCCGTGGACCGCGAGGGGCGGCTCGGCGAGCCGCACCTCGAGGTCGCGGCCATCCGCTCGCGCGCCAAGCTCAGCTACGCGGCGACCGAGGCCTGGCTGCGCGGCGACCAGCGGCCCGTCCAGCGCCTGTCCGGCGACCCGGCTGCGGAGGTCGGCGGCGTGCTGGACGCGGTCGTGGAGGCCGCGCGGCGTCTGGGTGCCGAGCGCGACGCCCGCACGACCTTCGAGGACCTGTTCGCGGCCGCCGAGGTGGCACCGGCCGTCGTCGACGGCAGGCTCACGACCGTCGAGGCCGAGCCGCACGCGGACGCGTACCGGCTCGTCGAGCGGCTGATGGTGGCGGCCAACGAGAGCGTGGCCGGCTGGCTCGTGGCCGCGGGCGTGCCGGCGCTGTACCGCGCCCACGAAGGGGTCGACCCCGAACGGCTCGAGCGCCTGCGCGCCGCAGCGGAACTCGCCGGCGCGACCATCCCGGCCCTCGACGCCGCGGCCGGCGACGCCGACCAGGTCGTCGGCCAGGTGCTGGCCGAGGTCGACCGGCTGGCCGCCGAGGGCCGCACGGAGGACTGCGACCTGCTGGTGGCGGCCGCCACTTCCTCGACCGCCCGGGCGAGCTACGAGCCCGACCCGTCCGCCCACCGCGGTCTCGCGGCGGCGGCCTACTGCCACTTCACCTCGCCGATCCGGCGCTACGCGGACCTGACCGTCCACCGCCAGATCCGTGCGGCGCTGGCCGGCGAGACACCGCCGCTGTCGGTGGACGACCTGCGCGGGCTGGCCGGCTGGCTCGACGCGCGGGCCGGCGCGATCAACTTCCTGCAGGCCCGCGAACGCGGCGATCTTTGGTCGCGGCTGCTCGACCGCGGGTTCCTGGACGGTCCGGAACCGGCCGTCGTCACGGGCCTGACCGTCAACGGCCTGCGGATCCGGCTCCCACGCCTGGGCGTCACGGGGTTCGTCACCGCCGAGCGGGCCCTGGACCTGCCGCCGCGCGAGCGCGGCCGCCTCGACGTCGACGAGCACGGGGTGACGACCACCACGGGCCGCTGGCGGCTGGGGTCACGCATCGACGTCCGGTTCGTCGGCCTGGACGACACCGGCCGCGCCAACTGGCGGATGGGCAAGCCCGCCTAG
- a CDS encoding Mut7-C RNAse domain-containing protein, whose amino-acid sequence MEVRHVEVRCYAGLAVLAGQPELRVPVGSPRSVKDVVESIGVPHVELGLLVVDGTAVGFDHLVAGGERIAAYPPFTRATPPPGLDLFPPPPEPRRFALDVHLGTLARRLRWLGFDTWWDRDVDDARLAEVAVTSERILLSRDRGLLMRRDVVHGYCPRADDPEVQLLEVAERYALAPRMRPGTRCVRCNGRLVAVDKAEVLDALPPLVRAGQESFTRCRDCERVYWPGTHRGPLDEVTARVQDVDPGGLPPGPR is encoded by the coding sequence GTGGAGGTCCGGCACGTCGAGGTCCGGTGCTACGCCGGCCTCGCCGTGCTGGCCGGCCAGCCCGAGCTCCGCGTCCCGGTCGGCAGCCCCCGCTCGGTCAAGGACGTCGTGGAGTCGATCGGCGTCCCGCACGTGGAGCTCGGGCTGCTGGTGGTGGACGGCACGGCGGTCGGGTTCGACCACCTCGTCGCCGGCGGTGAACGGATCGCGGCCTATCCCCCCTTCACGCGCGCCACGCCGCCGCCGGGCCTCGACCTGTTCCCGCCGCCGCCCGAGCCGCGGCGGTTCGCCCTGGACGTGCACCTCGGCACGCTCGCGCGGCGGCTGCGCTGGCTCGGGTTCGACACGTGGTGGGACCGTGACGTCGACGACGCACGGCTGGCCGAGGTGGCCGTGACCAGCGAGCGGATCCTGCTCAGCCGCGACCGTGGCCTGCTGATGCGCCGCGACGTCGTGCACGGCTACTGCCCACGGGCCGACGACCCCGAGGTGCAACTGCTGGAGGTCGCCGAGCGCTACGCGCTGGCCCCGCGCATGCGGCCCGGGACCCGGTGTGTGCGCTGCAACGGCCGCCTGGTCGCGGTCGACAAGGCCGAGGTGCTCGACGCGCTGCCACCGTTGGTGCGGGCGGGCCAGGAGTCGTTCACGCGCTGTCGCGACTGCGAGCGCGTCTACTGGCCGGGTACCCACCGCGGGCCGCTCGACGAGGTCACCGCGCGGGTCCAGGACGTCGACCCGGGCGGGTTGCCGCCGGGGCCCCGCTAG
- a CDS encoding YbhB/YbcL family Raf kinase inhibitor-like protein, with amino-acid sequence MGLNIQDLAISSPEFEPLGRLEDRHANDKGNEQPTLRISGVPSDAVELAVVCHDPDAPLPDGFTHWLLYGLPADTTEVAPGADEQYRAGTNDFGEAGYGGPQPPPGHGPHHYYFWVYALSRPVEGSPSRREFLDTYADAIIEQNRVVGVYEN; translated from the coding sequence ATGGGTCTCAACATCCAGGACCTGGCCATCTCGAGTCCCGAGTTCGAGCCGCTCGGCCGGCTCGAGGACCGCCATGCCAACGACAAGGGCAACGAGCAGCCGACCCTGCGCATCTCCGGCGTGCCGTCGGACGCCGTCGAACTGGCCGTGGTCTGCCACGACCCCGACGCGCCGCTGCCCGATGGGTTCACGCACTGGCTGCTCTACGGCTTGCCCGCCGACACGACCGAGGTGGCACCGGGCGCCGACGAGCAGTACCGCGCCGGCACCAACGACTTCGGCGAGGCCGGCTACGGCGGGCCGCAGCCACCACCCGGCCACGGTCCGCACCACTACTACTTCTGGGTGTACGCGCTGTCGCGCCCGGTCGAGGGCAGCCCGAGCCGGCGCGAGTTCCTCGACACCTACGCCGACGCGATCATCGAGCAGAACCGCGTCGTCGGCGTGTACGAGAACTGA
- a CDS encoding ROK family protein, with protein sequence MNRDRLAVGVDLGGTSLRVGLVPGDGRLLARDKVPTPPEGADAVLERIAGLVRDVADERWGEVAAVGVGIPAAVAPDTGAAALVPNVPGLEGRRVAEALASRLRRPVHADNDVALAVVGERWCGAAVGHDDVVLLSLGTGAGAGIVSGGRLVTGHRGAAGEIADLPLPGPVAQRDGTWFEAAVGTPALRRRAAEAGPWDGAPALLDAVGRGDAAAARVLDAWAGDVALAAMTLVAVLDPSLLVLGGGIGRRPEVVEAVTGALGRLTSRAPEVVAGTLGDWAGVVGAASQAVPSASAAGDAAGRQEHV encoded by the coding sequence GTGAACCGCGACCGACTGGCGGTCGGGGTCGATCTCGGTGGCACCAGCCTGCGTGTCGGCCTGGTCCCGGGGGACGGCCGTCTGCTGGCGCGTGACAAGGTCCCGACGCCACCCGAGGGTGCCGACGCGGTCCTCGAGCGCATCGCCGGCCTGGTCCGGGACGTCGCGGACGAACGCTGGGGCGAGGTGGCCGCCGTCGGGGTCGGGATCCCGGCCGCCGTGGCGCCGGACACCGGTGCGGCCGCGCTCGTGCCCAACGTGCCGGGGCTCGAGGGCCGTCGGGTCGCCGAGGCCTTGGCGTCACGGTTGCGACGGCCGGTGCACGCGGACAACGACGTGGCCCTGGCCGTGGTCGGCGAGCGCTGGTGCGGTGCCGCGGTCGGGCACGACGACGTCGTGCTGCTCTCGCTCGGGACGGGCGCGGGAGCCGGGATCGTCAGCGGCGGTCGCCTGGTCACCGGACATCGAGGCGCGGCGGGCGAGATCGCCGACCTGCCGCTGCCCGGCCCGGTCGCGCAGCGCGACGGCACCTGGTTCGAAGCCGCCGTCGGCACCCCCGCGTTGCGCCGGCGTGCCGCGGAAGCCGGGCCCTGGGACGGTGCCCCGGCGCTGCTCGACGCCGTGGGTCGGGGCGACGCCGCGGCCGCACGGGTGCTGGACGCCTGGGCGGGCGACGTCGCGCTGGCCGCGATGACGCTGGTCGCGGTGCTCGACCCGTCCCTGCTCGTGCTCGGCGGCGGCATCGGTCGTCGCCCCGAGGTCGTGGAGGCCGTGACCGGCGCGCTCGGCCGGCTGACGTCACGCGCCCCCGAGGTCGTGGCGGGCACGCTGGGGGACTGGGCCGGGGTGGTCGGCGCGGCCTCGCAGGCCGTACCCTCTGCGTCGGCCGCCGGGGACGCCGCCGGCCGACAGGAGCACGTGTGA
- a CDS encoding J domain-containing protein, translated as MDRPTRSEALRTLQLPGTADGEAIKKAYRRLVREHHPDRGGDPATFHRLQRAYERLNDEGGEVPPAIVPGRPSRPHAGYADPVHADLATIDWDADPGDGERRLGRDEVAVWLAHGGSGCVRPLTATSRAPGSKANGLARMLASDLTAQLRVAPGTDDRGRDVVVLEVRGSTRKARKALDGAKLDGVWQRTRSSSSTGLRSELVPSEDRRATAVRAVERLEVLLDQLDWPLAAWTRTGAEA; from the coding sequence GTGGATCGCCCGACCCGCTCCGAGGCGCTGCGCACCCTGCAGCTGCCCGGCACGGCCGACGGCGAGGCGATCAAGAAGGCCTACCGGCGGCTGGTCCGGGAACACCATCCCGACCGTGGTGGCGATCCAGCGACGTTCCACCGGCTCCAGCGGGCCTACGAACGGCTCAACGACGAGGGCGGCGAGGTGCCGCCGGCCATCGTGCCCGGCCGGCCCTCGCGGCCGCACGCCGGCTACGCCGACCCGGTTCATGCCGACCTCGCGACGATCGACTGGGACGCCGACCCCGGTGACGGCGAGCGACGGCTGGGGCGCGACGAGGTGGCGGTGTGGCTCGCCCACGGGGGCAGCGGGTGTGTCCGACCGCTGACGGCGACCAGCCGGGCGCCGGGGTCGAAGGCCAACGGCCTGGCCCGGATGCTGGCCAGCGACCTCACGGCCCAGCTACGCGTCGCACCCGGCACGGACGACCGCGGCCGCGACGTGGTCGTGCTGGAGGTGCGTGGCTCGACGCGCAAGGCCCGCAAGGCGCTGGACGGCGCCAAGCTCGACGGCGTGTGGCAGCGCACCCGCAGCTCCAGCTCCACCGGGCTGCGCAGCGAGCTGGTGCCCAGCGAGGACCGGCGCGCGACCGCGGTGCGGGCCGTCGAGCGGCTCGAGGTCCTGCTCGACCAGCTCGACTGGCCGCTCGCGGCCTGGACGCGCACCGGCGCCGAGGCCTGA
- a CDS encoding histone deacetylase family protein codes for MSAPGPVPVVDDDTHRRHDPPFELNAGQAVSPVWERPARLDAIRATLEAAGHPLTPAKAADEGALLAVHDADMVAFLRDGYAAWRAAGGPEVMIADTFRHPRVGGGGRRSSSPFAELGWWCFDTATPLVEGSYAAARAAVDVAMTAAGLVADGAPAVYGLTRPPGHHAGADYFGGFCLFNHAAVAARWLTAGGRVSVLDLDVHHGNGTQDVFWRDPAVQYVSLHGHPDHLYPFFTGFAEERGEGPGRGTILNLPLGRDTADDAYLDALRVALEAVEAFDPATVVVSLGLDTTVEDPIGSLALTAAAYPRIGQALAALGRPLVVLQEGGYAIDRLGPCAAAVLAPLGGPAGVEEGRVSP; via the coding sequence GTGAGCGCGCCCGGGCCGGTCCCCGTCGTCGACGACGACACCCACCGGCGTCACGACCCGCCGTTCGAACTCAACGCCGGGCAGGCCGTGTCCCCGGTGTGGGAGCGGCCGGCCCGCCTGGACGCGATCCGGGCGACGCTGGAGGCCGCCGGTCACCCGCTGACCCCGGCGAAGGCCGCGGACGAGGGCGCCCTGCTCGCCGTCCACGACGCCGACATGGTCGCCTTCCTGCGCGACGGCTACGCGGCCTGGCGGGCCGCCGGCGGGCCCGAGGTGATGATCGCCGACACGTTCCGCCACCCACGGGTCGGCGGCGGCGGGCGCCGCTCGTCGTCGCCGTTCGCCGAGCTCGGCTGGTGGTGCTTCGACACCGCCACCCCGCTGGTGGAGGGCTCGTACGCCGCGGCTCGGGCCGCCGTCGACGTGGCCATGACCGCGGCCGGCCTCGTGGCCGACGGCGCACCCGCGGTCTACGGGCTCACCCGGCCGCCTGGCCACCACGCCGGCGCCGACTACTTCGGCGGGTTCTGCCTGTTCAACCACGCGGCGGTGGCGGCCCGCTGGCTGACCGCCGGCGGCCGGGTCAGCGTCCTGGACCTCGACGTGCACCACGGCAACGGGACGCAGGACGTCTTCTGGCGTGATCCCGCGGTCCAGTACGTCTCGCTGCACGGCCATCCGGACCACCTCTACCCGTTCTTCACCGGCTTCGCCGAGGAACGCGGCGAGGGTCCCGGGCGCGGCACGATTCTGAACCTGCCGCTCGGGCGCGACACCGCCGACGACGCCTACCTCGACGCGTTGCGCGTCGCACTGGAGGCCGTCGAAGCGTTCGACCCCGCGACGGTGGTCGTGTCGCTGGGTCTGGACACCACCGTCGAGGACCCGATCGGCTCGCTCGCGCTCACGGCCGCGGCCTACCCCCGCATCGGCCAGGCCCTGGCCGCGCTCGGCCGCCCGCTGGTCGTGCTGCAGGAGGGCGGCTACGCCATCGACCGGCTCGGCCCGTGCGCGGCGGCGGTCCTCGCCCCGCTGGGCGGTCCGGCTGGCGTGGAGGAAGGCCGCGTCAGCCCGTGA
- a CDS encoding phage holin family protein, whose product MSTDHAAGTSPPPASTPADGDPRPTSEIMRSLTANGQALVRKEIELAKLELTEILVARVTAVAMFLGAAVLGLFILGFVGVTGAKALEEVLPPWAAWLIVTFVYILIAAILGLIGKRKLQKPSNTPERTKASVEETVEWAKQRVQP is encoded by the coding sequence GTGTCCACCGACCACGCCGCGGGTACCAGCCCCCCGCCGGCCAGCACGCCCGCGGACGGCGACCCACGCCCGACCTCGGAGATCATGCGGTCGCTGACCGCCAACGGCCAGGCACTCGTCCGCAAGGAGATCGAGCTCGCGAAGCTCGAGCTCACGGAGATCCTGGTCGCCCGCGTCACCGCCGTCGCGATGTTCCTCGGCGCGGCGGTGCTGGGTCTGTTCATCCTCGGCTTCGTCGGCGTGACCGGCGCCAAGGCGCTCGAGGAGGTCCTACCGCCGTGGGCGGCCTGGCTGATCGTGACGTTCGTCTACATCCTGATCGCAGCGATCCTGGGTCTGATCGGCAAGCGCAAGCTGCAGAAGCCGTCCAACACCCCGGAGCGCACCAAGGCGTCGGTGGAGGAAACCGTGGAATGGGCCAAGCAGCGGGTGCAGCCGTGA
- the hrcA gene encoding heat-inducible transcriptional repressor HrcA produces MAATTLTIDGGGALNDQRGEPLRVQVEVPGRLAPEPAAEPAPPLDERKLAILRAIVTEYVSSGEPVGSKRVVESAQLSVSAATVRNEMAALEELGYIRQPHTSAGRVPTDRGYRRFVDDLADRADLDVQRRELIGELLGSARDVEDLLARTTSVLSQLTRLVSLVIAPAIESSRLKLVELVALGPTSALLLLVADTGRVEKRSVELPHGTTETELDRVRVVLGEHVRGRRLGDVHGSLTAIVDDAPADLRDILQAVADATADDLRDDTVHHVFVGGQASLAGEQAFERDQLSRVLQLLEERATLARLLSQSTADDEPTVRIGGENEVEDLRATSLVAQRYRLVTAGSLGVLGPTRMDYAAVLATVRAVADQLQASLTDLSR; encoded by the coding sequence GTGGCCGCGACGACGTTGACGATCGATGGAGGTGGGGCGTTGAACGACCAGCGCGGCGAACCTCTGCGCGTCCAGGTCGAGGTGCCGGGCCGGCTGGCTCCCGAGCCGGCCGCCGAGCCGGCACCGCCACTCGACGAGCGCAAGCTGGCGATCCTGCGTGCGATCGTGACGGAGTACGTGTCCAGCGGCGAGCCCGTCGGCTCCAAGCGGGTCGTCGAGTCGGCGCAGCTGTCGGTGTCGGCCGCGACCGTCCGCAACGAGATGGCCGCGCTGGAGGAGCTGGGCTACATCCGCCAGCCCCACACGTCGGCCGGCCGGGTGCCGACGGACCGTGGTTACCGCCGGTTCGTGGACGACCTCGCCGACCGCGCCGACCTCGACGTGCAGCGCCGGGAACTGATCGGCGAGCTGCTCGGGTCGGCCCGTGACGTCGAGGACCTGCTGGCACGGACCACCTCGGTGCTCTCGCAGCTGACCCGGCTCGTGTCGCTGGTCATCGCCCCGGCGATCGAGTCGTCGCGTCTCAAGCTCGTGGAACTCGTCGCGCTCGGCCCCACGTCGGCGCTGCTGCTGCTGGTGGCCGACACCGGTCGGGTGGAGAAGCGGTCCGTGGAGCTGCCGCACGGCACCACCGAGACCGAGCTCGACCGGGTCCGGGTCGTGCTCGGCGAGCACGTGCGCGGCCGCCGGCTGGGCGACGTCCACGGCTCGTTGACGGCCATCGTCGACGACGCGCCCGCGGACCTGCGCGACATCCTGCAGGCGGTGGCGGACGCGACGGCGGACGACCTGCGCGACGACACCGTCCACCACGTCTTCGTCGGCGGGCAGGCGTCTCTGGCGGGCGAGCAGGCGTTCGAACGCGACCAGCTGTCGCGGGTCTTGCAACTGCTCGAGGAACGCGCCACCCTGGCGCGGCTGCTGTCGCAGAGCACCGCCGACGACGAGCCGACGGTCCGCATCGGCGGCGAGAACGAGGTCGAGGACCTGCGCGCGACCTCGCTGGTGGCCCAGCGCTACCGGCTGGTGACCGCCGGCTCGCTGGGCGTCCTCGGCCCGACCCGCATGGACTACGCGGCCGTGCTCGCCACCGTCCGCGCCGTCGCGGACCAGCTGCAGGCCTCGCTGACCGACCTGTCGCGATGA
- the dnaJ gene encoding molecular chaperone DnaJ — translation MPDLYELLGVPRDASAEDIKRAYRRQARQHHPDAGGDEDTFKQITHAYQVLSDPQKRARYDRFGDDGTPQSRGAGQDPFGFGAGGFGGIGDVIDAFFGSAFGGATGATGGSGRGRTTPGRDVLVGVELELEDVVTGVRREVEVEVATPCDLCGGSGSASGRPPSACATCGGSGQVQRVVRTAFGQLATAAPCTSCEGTGRKVADPCTGCGGEGRRVQRRTLGIDVPAGVEEGDRLRVPGAGEAGRHGAPPGDLYVEVHLAPHEWFERDGRDLVAEITVPVTQAALGGSVTVPTVDGAEVEVEVPAGTQNGEELLIRRAGLPNTANGRRGDLRLVVRVEVPMGLSTEQRDLLARLAELRDEPLAADGRGLFTRLRDAFQR, via the coding sequence GTGCCCGACCTCTACGAGCTGCTCGGTGTGCCGCGCGACGCCTCCGCCGAGGACATCAAGCGCGCCTACCGCCGCCAGGCGCGTCAGCACCATCCCGACGCCGGCGGCGACGAAGACACCTTCAAGCAGATCACCCACGCCTACCAGGTCCTGTCCGACCCGCAGAAGCGGGCCCGCTACGACCGGTTCGGTGACGACGGCACGCCCCAGTCGCGCGGCGCCGGTCAGGACCCGTTCGGGTTCGGTGCCGGCGGGTTCGGCGGCATCGGCGACGTCATCGACGCCTTCTTCGGCTCCGCGTTCGGCGGCGCCACCGGCGCCACCGGCGGCAGCGGCCGCGGCCGCACGACGCCCGGCCGTGACGTGCTGGTCGGCGTGGAGCTGGAGCTCGAGGACGTCGTCACGGGCGTGCGCCGCGAGGTCGAGGTCGAGGTCGCCACGCCGTGCGACCTGTGCGGCGGCTCCGGGTCCGCCAGCGGCCGCCCGCCGAGCGCCTGTGCGACCTGCGGCGGCAGCGGGCAGGTCCAGCGGGTGGTGCGCACCGCCTTCGGGCAGCTGGCGACCGCGGCGCCCTGCACCAGCTGCGAGGGGACCGGACGCAAGGTCGCCGATCCCTGCACCGGTTGCGGCGGCGAGGGCCGGCGCGTCCAGCGCCGCACGCTGGGCATCGACGTGCCCGCCGGCGTGGAGGAGGGCGACCGCCTGCGCGTGCCGGGTGCCGGCGAGGCCGGCCGCCACGGCGCGCCACCCGGTGACCTGTACGTCGAGGTGCACCTGGCCCCGCACGAGTGGTTCGAGCGCGACGGTCGCGACCTGGTGGCCGAGATCACGGTGCCGGTCACCCAGGCCGCCCTCGGCGGCAGCGTGACCGTGCCCACGGTCGACGGCGCCGAGGTCGAGGTCGAGGTCCCGGCGGGCACCCAGAACGGCGAGGAACTGCTGATCCGCCGCGCGGGCCTGCCCAACACCGCCAACGGCCGGCGCGGTGACCTGCGTCTGGTCGTGCGCGTCGAGGTCCCGATGGGTCTGAGCACCGAACAGCGCGACCTGCTGGCGAGACTCGCAGAACTGCGCGACGAACCGCTGGCCGCGGACGGCCGCGGCCTGTTCACCCGCCTGCGTGACGCCTTCCAACGCTGA